The Sulfurimonas sp. HSL-1716 sequence AATGTTACCTACAGAAACTTTTGTTTTAGATAAGTCAAGATATGATGCAGCAAGACTTAGTGATGGAGTTCTTTATCAAGAAATAAAAAACTATATGAATACACTAAATAAAAAGAAAAAAAAGAATGAAGAAGATGCTCTTATTGCTGAAACTGCAATAAAAAATAATTTAGTACTGGTTACTAGTGATCCAGAACTTCGTCAAGCTATGAAAAAATTTAATGGTAAGGTTGCTGAATTTACTGATATTTATCCAAATGAGATTTAATATATTTACATATAAAGGAGATCTATAAAACTAAATCTCCTCCATCCTAAAAACCTCATAAGCCACCTCTTCATAGGGGTGAGTCTCTTTTAAGACCTCCACAGCCTTTTTGATGAGCTCATCTTTACATATCATCTCGACTTTATACTCCTCGACCACTTCGAGCTTGTCGAGCTCACCGATGTGGGGATTTGCACCATTTACGGGCTTGAACTGTCCGTGCCCCAGAGTCTCGAAACTGCAGCACTCGTAGTTCTCGTATCTTCCCGCGCCAATGTCGAAAAGGGCTTGTTTTGTTTTCTCTTTCGCTTCTACGGGGACGAAGTAGGTCAGTTTGTACATGAAAGGCTCCAAGTTCGTTTGGAGCTATTGTAACGAAAAAATCCCTCTTTACAGATACATGAACTGCGAGAGGAAGATCATGATGATGACGAGGGAAAGAGGGAAGATGTGGCTTTTAAATACCCAGGGGTTGATGCCGAAGAACTTCTGATTTATCCCGCGCAGTCCCAGCCACAGACCGAAAAACGCTTTAATGGCGAGCATGATCTGAAAACGGCTCAGTCCGTCGCTGCCGATCTCTCCAAAGATCTGAGAGAACATGTACAGTCCGCTTGCAACCGCGACCATAAGTGCGTAGGGGACCACTTTTCTTACATGGACCATGATGGCTTCTTTTGCTTTTTTCGCTTCCTCTGCGGGAAGGTTAAGAGGCATTTTTGATAAGAAAAGATTGTCGACAAATAAGAAACCGCCGTATATGAAGATGGCGTAAAGATGGATTGTGTGTACGATTGTGTATACGATAAGAGACCCTTTTTTTATTTTTATTATATATTTTTTTATAAAAGGAATCGTTGACACCAATCAAGTCATGTGTTCGTTTGAAGTTTACTTTTATCTAAACTCTATTTGGGTAAAATTTCGCAATTTATTTATACAAGGTCATGAATGAAAAGAGCATTACTAAGTGTCAGTGACAAAAGCAACATCGTCGAATTTGCAAGATCACTGGTATCCAATGGATTTCAGATAATCTCTACGGGCGGAACATACAAGATTTTGGTCGAAAACGGCATCGAAGCGATAGAGATAGACGAAGTAACGAAGTTTCCTGAATGTTTTGAAGGGCGTGTTAAAACACTGAACCCATACGTTCACGGGGGTATCTTACATCGCCGCGACAAACAGTCTCACCTGGATCAGGCAAAAGAGCTCGGTGTTGAGGCGATAGACCTCGTATGTGTGAACCTTTACCCGTTCAAAGCGACTATCGAGAAAACGGATGATTTTGAAGAGATCATCGAAAACATCGACATCGGCGGACCTGCGATGGTAAGAAGTGCTGCAAAGAACTTTGAGGGCGTCATCATCGTAACAGACCCGAGTGACTACTCTGTAGTTCTAGATGCTATAGAAAAAGACACGAACACGGTAGAGTTCAGACGCTCGCTCATGATAAAAGCGTACGAGCATACAGCAGCGTATGATTCTATGATAGCAAACTACATGAACAGCCGTTTCAACGGCGGAATGGGTGAGAAACAGTTCATCGTAGGGAACAAAGTGATGGATACCCGTTACGGTGAGAATCCGCACCAAAAAGGCGCACTTTACGAGTTTGACAAACAGTTCTCTAATAACTTCAAAACGCTCAAAGGCGAAGCAAGCTTTAACAACCTTACAGACATCAACGGCGCCGTAAAGATCGCTGCCGCGTTTGGCGATGACAATGCCGTATGTATCGTAAAACACGGAAACCCTTGCGGTTTTGCCATTAAAGACACTCTTTTAGAGGCGTATACAGAAGCACTGAAATGCGACCCTATCTCTGCTTACGGCGGTGTTGTTGCAGTTAACGGTACGGTAGACAAAGCCTTGGCTGAAAAAATAAACGAAATCTTCATAGAAGTTCTTATCGCAGGGCGTATTACACAAGAAGCTCAAGATGTTTTTGCTGCTAAAAAGAAGATCAAACTCTTTGAGTACGCAAGTGAAAAGCTTGTTCTTGCAAACGATACCTACGACTTCAAACACATCGACGGCGGGTTTGTTTTTCAAGATGCCGACTACGTACGCGAAGACGAAGTGAAAAATGCAAAACTAGTTAGTTCTAAGTCTGCAAGTGAGCAAGAACTGAAAGATATGGAGATCGCTTACAAAGTGGCATCTCTTACAAAATCCAACTGTGTCGTGTATGTAAAAGACTCTGCAATGGTAGCGGTCGGTATGGGTATGACTTCCCGTGTTGATGCAAGCCAGTGTGCACTGAAAAAAGCAAAAGATATGGGTCTTGATGTTACCGGTGCTGCTCTTGCATCCGAAGCGTTTTTCCCGTTCCGTGACAGCATCGACGCTGCTGCGGCAGCGGGTGTAAAAAGCGTGATCGAGCCGGGCGGTTCGATCCGTGACGATGAGGTCATAGCCGCTGCAAACGAGCACGGTATGGCGCTTTATTTCTCTGAGACAAGACACTTCTTACACTAAAAACAACCCCGGCAGACAGGTGAAATATCCTGTCTAGCGGCATAAAAACTCTTCAAAAAAACTTGATTGACATCGACTCAACTATTGTGATATAATCCGACATAAACAATTAATATATATTTTCAGGATTTAAAGATATGAGCAAATCATTATATGAGACATTGGGTATTTCACAAAACGCTACGGAAGCGGATATAAAAAAAGCATACAGAAAACTCGCACGTCAATATCATCCCGACATCAACAAAGATGCGAATGCCGAAGAGAAATTCAAAGAGGTCAATGCGGCTTACGAGATACTGAGCGACAAGAAAAAACGCGCGCAGTACGATCAGTATGGTGATACAATGTTCGGCGGGAAAAATTTCCATGATTTTGCAAGCTCGCAAGGCGGCAACGTTGATCTTGACGAGATACTGCGCAATATGTTCGGCGGCGGCGGTTTTGGCGGCGGCTCTTCGGGCTTTGGCGGATTCGGCGGTTTTGGCGGCGGTTCACGCGGCGGCTTCGGCGGCGGAGGGTTCCATCAAGAACCGAACCTTGACATCGAATCAAACGTGACCATCCCTTTTAGCGTCTCGATCATGGGCGGATCCCACTCCGTCTCGGTTAACGGAGAGAGATTTGATATCAAGATTCCTGCAGGTGTAAAAAGCGGAGAAAAGCTGCGTGTTCGTGGTAAAGGTCACGCACAGGGCGGACGTGCGGGAGATCTCTTCTTAAAGATAAACGTAGCCTCTTCTCCTGAGTATGAAAGAGAGGGAGACAATCTTGTAAAGACGATAGACGTACCGCTTTATGCAGCGCTTTTTGGCGAGAAGATCACGGTAAACACGCTGGAAAAAGAGATAAAACTAAAAGTTCCTCAAAATACCAAGAACGGCCAGCGTTTCCGTGTCAAAGAGATGGGCGTGCTCAACCGCAAAACGAATATAAGAGGAGACCTGTATTTAAAAGCGAATATCGTCCTGCCTCCGGTCGAGAGCCTAAGTAAAGAGCTGATAGACGTTATGAAAGAAAAGTTACCAAAGGAGTAGATTATGCCTCACCATTATGATGAACCGGTATATTTGATAAGTGTCGTCTCCAAGATATTGGAGATTCACCCTCAGACTCTTCGTCAGTATGAAAGAGAAAACCTCATTACTCCTTCCCGTTCGGACGGCAGGATACGCATGTATTCCCAACGCGATATCGACAAGATCAAAATGATCCTGCGTCTTACCCGCGAGCTCGGCGTCAATCTCGCAGGTGTGGATGTGGCTATAAGGCTTAAAGATCAGATAGACTCTATGGAACAGGAGATCGCCGAACTCCGCCATGAGATAGCCCGCCTTAGAAACTCAAGCTCTATTGCTCCGGATAAGTCGCTTGTCACGAAAAAAAGCATCTACGAGATGATAATCTTCGAAAAATAGAAAGACCTACTCTTTTAGTCTCTCTATTTTCGCTCCCACGGCTTCCAATTTTTTCTCCAGATTTTCATATCCGCGGTCAAGATGATAGATACGGTGTATGTTTGTTTCGCCCTCAGCCACCAGTGCGGCCAGTACCAAAGCGCTTGAAGCTCTCAGATCGGTTGCCATGACGTCCGTGCCCGAGAGAGTCGTAGGTCCTTTGATACTTGCCACGTGGCCGTTTAACTTTATATCCGCGCCAAGACGCTGCAGTTCGCTCACATGCATGAAACGGTTTTCAAAAAGACGTTCATCGATGGTGGAAGTTCCTTCTGCCTGAGTTGCAAGAGCTAAGAACTGTGCCTGCATATCCGTCGGAAATCCAGGATATTCCTGAGTGATGATATCGACAGATTTTATCTTCTGGGCGGGATGGATAGTTATCTTGTTCATCTCTTTTGTAAATTTGAATCCCATCTCTTCGAGTTTGGATATGATAGAACCAAGATGATCGATCCTAACCTTGTTGAGTGTGAGTTCAGAGTTTGTGATGGCCGCAGCACAAAGATAGGTACCGCTTTCTATGCGGTCGGGTATGACGCTAAAAGAGCTCATGTCTATAAGCTGTCTGTCGGTTCCCTCTATGGTGATCTGGGATGTTCCGATACCGTCGATGGCAATACCGCTTGCTTTTAGCACTTCGCACAGCTGGGCGACCTCGGGTTCGCGCGCAGCATTTGTGATGGTCGTCTTTCCGCGGGCGAGAGCTGCTGCCATGACTATGTTGGCGGTTCCCGTAACGGTGATTTTGTCAAAAATGATATCGCATCCGACAAGACCTTCGGGTGCTTCGGCTTTGACGTAACCGGCTTCTATGGTGATCTTTGCGCCCATCAGTTCGAGTGCTTTTAAATGCAGGTCGATCGGTCTTTGACCTATGGCGCATCCGCCGGGAAGAGAGACTTCGCAGTGTCCAAAACGCGCCAGCAGCGGACCGAGGACAAGGATGGAAGCCCGCATGGTCTTTACGATGTCGTAAGTCGCTTTTGTATGGTGTACTTCAGAGGTATTTATATCCAGTCTGTTATCTTCAAAAGTGTAAGATGCACCGAGGTTTTGAAGAAGTTTCAAAAGAGTTCTGATATCGACGACGTCGGGCATATTTGTGATCGCAAGATCGCTTTTTGCCAAGATCGTCATCGCTATGAGCGGAAGAGCTGCGTTTTTCGCGCCTGAGATGTCTATCGAGCCGTTTAGTTTGGTGTTGCCTTGAATCTTTAAGTAATCCATATTTATCTTTATCTTTTTAATGATATTATATCTTTTTAAAGTTTGTTTTTGGATAAAAGGAAGTTACGAAGCCATGAGTACCGCACTAGACAGATTAAAAGATATAACATCAAAAATATCGGGTTACGAAGTAGCAAGGAAAGAAAACCTCAAACTCCTAAAGGAGCTGTTCTTATCCCTGCATGTAAACGAAAAAGTAGAAAATTTTTCCGATATTTTTGAGTTTAAAGCGATCAATCTGTCCGGGATCTCGCTCAAAAGCGAAGAGCTCGGAGATATAAAAGAGGGAAAATATCTTCAGATTCTGGCCATCTCTTACGACAAAGAAGCCGTCGTAAAAAGCAAGAACATCTCTCTTGCGTATTTCGGGCGCGTCGAGAACGTCGAAGAAGCCTTAAAAGAGAACATAGTCGAGTTCGTGCTGAGATGGAGATATGAAAAGAGCTTTATGACATTGGAGCATTACCATAACATGCTGGAGAAGTATTCGCGTGCATAGGTTTTGGTTCAGGCTGTGGCTGGAGTGGGCGCTCAGATTCACGTTAGAAAGCGTGTTTCTGGCGTTTTTACTCTCTTTGATCGTCACGGCCGCCATATATATCGGTAAGGGAGCAGCCGCGATCGACAAGGATGTCTTAAAAGCGCTGCTGGATATCTTTAGATTTTGGTTTCTCATCATTTGGAACCTGACTTTATTGATCTCTCTCTTTCGCGGAGTGAAATATTTTTTTAACCGCTGTCATGAAGGCTATGTGCTAAAACTTCTTACCTGCAGGGGCGAAGAGACCATAGAGAAGATAGGCTACGGCGACATCCCCAAGGTTTTTAGAAAATGGATGATGGCCATGATCTGGTCTGTCAGCGCTTTGATGGTACTCTCTTTTATCGTCAGTTATCTTTTTGCAGATTCTCATCAATGGTACAACATCTACGTATTGTATCTTTTCATCCTCATATCGGGGGCGATAACCATCCCTTTGATGGGAAACAGATGTAAGAGGGTCAGGTTGATGAAATGTTGATATATCTGGATGTCGAGACGACGGGATTTGAGCAAAACGACAGGCTATGTGCTCTTGGGATGATACTCTATGAAGGCGATGTGGCATCGACGTATCGGGAGCTTGTAAAACCGCCTAAAAAAGTACGTCCCGAAGCATCGGCACTCAACCATATAACCAATGAGATGCTTAAAGACAAAAAAGATTTTGAGAGTTCTGAAATAAAAGAGATCCTGCACAAGTACAATACCATTGATACCGTGTTTGTAGGACATAATATCGGTTTTCACATAGAGATGCTCAAAAAAGAAGGGTTCGTCTTCAATGCAGCGTTTATAGATACTCTCAAATGCAGCAGAAACCTGATACAAGAATGCGAACGATTCTCTTTGCAGTTTTTGAGATACGAGTTGAGACTTTACAAAGAAGAAGATGCGCTTTTTGATGAACTCGGCATCGAGATACGCCCCGGAGACGTGTTGAGCGATGCGCTGCATACAAGACTTTTGCACAGATATCTAAACGAAACGGCAGACGATGAAAGACTTCAAGAGATAAGTGCCGGTCCCGTTCTTGTCGAGAAACTAAACTTCGGCAAGTACAAGGGCAGGTTTATAGAAGAGATCGTCATGAACGATGCTGATTACCTTGAGTGGGTTTTAAGCAGTATGGAAAGTTTGGACGAGGATACAAGATACTCCATCGAGCATTATATGAAGATGATATAATACGGCGTTGGAATGAAAAGATTTTAATAGGACACATAATGACAATCTCGCAAGACAGTAAAAAGATTCTGCTTTTAATAGCGGTTGCATATCTTTTCAGCGTCGCAGTACGATTTATCTGGATTTATCAGTTTCACGGATATGAACCTTTTATGTACAACGGCCAGTTTATGATAAATACGAACGACGGTTATTATTGGGCCGAAGGTGCAAGGGATCTGCTTTCGGGAGTTCATCAAGAGGGGGACCTTTCTCCGATCCACAGCGCTGCTTCGCAGCTGACGTACTTTTTTGCGAAGATACTGCCTTTTTCTTTTGAAAGCATCATCTTTTACATGCCGGTTTATCTGAGCTCGCTTATAGTGATACCTGTCATACTTATCTCATACAGTTTCAAACGTCTTGACGTCGGATTCGTTGCGGCTCTTCTCTCCTCTATCGCCTGGAGTTACTACAACCGTACGATGGCGGGGTATTATGATACGGATATGCTCAATATTGTGATCCCGATATTTTTGCTTTGGTCCCTGATCTGGGCGATCAGCTCGAATCAGCATAAGTTTCTGCTGATAACGGCACTCGATATCCTGCTGTACAGATGGTGGTATCCGCAGAGTTACTCTTTGGAGTTCGCGTTTTTTGGACTTATATTGTTTTATACGCTGGTATTTGACAGAAAGAACCTTTTTAACTTTAAACTATTGGCGATCATGCTTTTTGCCATGATGATGACCGATACCCTCATCCGTCTGCCTTTGGTAGTCGGTCTGTATTTTTTATTTAAAAATGAAAAGTTTGATAAATATGTCTACTATATCTTTGGTCTTGGAGTCATAGCTGTTTTTGCCACAGGTGGGTTTATGCCTATCTGGGGGCAGCTAAAAGGGTATGTCTTTAGAGAGACCCTCGACAGTTCCACCCAGGGGCTCGGACTTCACTTCTTTACTGTCATGCAGACGGTCCGTGAAGCGGGACATATCTCTTTTACCACCTTTGCCAACAGGATCAGCGGCAATGTTGTCACGCTCGGTCTGTCGGTCATAGGATATGCTTGGTTAAGTTACAGGTATCGTGTCATGCTTTTGGCTCTGCCTTTGATAGGTCTTGGGTTTTTAGCACTCAACAGCGGACTCAGGTTCACCATTTATGCCATTGTTCCTATGGCCTTTGGGATCGCCTTTATCATCTCCGAAGCGGCAGATAGAATGCCGAGTTATTTCCTGCAATATGCGACCATATTTATCGGTTCTGTTCTTGTCCTGCTTCCCAATATCGTACATATAAAAGAGTATAAAGTTCCGACGGTCTTTAATAAAAAAGAGGTTTCTTTGCTTGAGGATCTGAAAAAAAAGACCGGCAGGGAAGATTATGTGGTAAGCTGGTGGGATTACGGATATCCTCTGCGTTATTATAGCGATCTGTTTACCCTCGTAGACGGCGGGAAACACAGCGGAGAGGTCAATTTTCCGGTAAGTTACATCCTAACAAGCCCGCAGGAAGCCGCCGCAAGGATGGCAAGAATGGATGTCGAATACAATGTAAGAGCATTTGCCATATCCCAAGAGAATAAGAAAAAATCAGAAGCGAATCAGACCAAGATATTTTCCAATATAGAGGAGATGACAAAAGCCGGCGGGTTTAACGATACAAACGATTTTTTGAGCGCTTTGCAAAACGGTAAGGTCACGCTGCCTAAAAAGACAAGAGATATCTACTTCTTTTTGCCTTACAGGATGCTTGGTATCTATCCGACGATCACACTGTTTTCGAATCTGGACCTGATGAGCGGAGACAAGTTCAAGCGATCGCTGTTTTTCTTCTCGCCGGCGGTCAATGAAGACGCTCAGTATATTTATCTGCAAAACGGGATTGCAATAGGAAAATCCGATGCCGTCGTAAAAATGGGGAACGAGAGTGTCGGTATAAACCGTTTTATAAAGACCTGGTATGCAAAAGACGGTAAGCTCCAGACCGATACGAAACGATTTAATGTCATGTCGAATCTCAATGTCATATATATGGCAAGTTACGGAGAGTTTCTGATAGTAGACGAAGCCACGTTTAATTCTTTGTATATTCAGCTCTTTGTATTGGAGCATTACGACAAAAATCTTTTTGAGGCCGTCGAGATGACCCCATATGCAAAAATTTATAAATTAAAGATATAACCATGAAAGTAGCCGTAAAATGTGAATCACCGCTCCTTCAAAAAAGTTTGGAACTTTTTTTGGGAAAATATTTAAGTCCGCTCAAAAGCTGTGATGTCGTGATCAGCGACCAAAAACTCGATATCGATAAAAAAAGTATCTACATATCCGATGATGAAAATGCAGATCTCGTAAAGCCTTTTTCAAGATCACAGCTTATTTTGGCTTTGGAAAAACTCATCAAAAGCGACAAAGAAGCAAAGAACATCCTTTCTCTTGTCGAAGATATAGATCAAAAAGAGGAGGCCGGATATAAACACGGTGAACTCGATTTTAGATTTTTACAGGAGCGGATTGAGAAGCTCACCAAAGAGTATCAGGAAAATCTGATAAAAACGATAAGAGCCTTTTATGAAAAATAGTTCCAGTCTCACAAAAAAAATAGTAGCGGGAAAATACAAAGGAAAAATTTTGAAGCTTCCCTCAAAGACGACGACGAGAAGTTCTAAAGGTATAGTCCTGGAGTCTTTTTTCAATACGATACAGTTCGATATTCTCGATGCTGTTTTTGTCGAGGTTTTTTCAGGAAGCGGTTCCATCGGGCTTGAAGCATTGAGCCGCGGAGCAGGCAGGATCATCTTTATGGAAAAGGATAGAGATGCCCTTCGTACGCTTCATGAGAATATCGCTCAGACAGATCCGTCTGCGTGCGAGGTGATAAGCGGGGATAGTTTTATCAATATAAAGACGGTCATATCAAGACTTAAAAATCTAGATACAAGCGCATACATCTACATAGATCCGCCGTTTTCTATAAGAGAGGGAATGGAAGATATCTATGACAAGACGATAGCGCTTATAGCAGGGTTCCCAAAAGAGCTTTGCGAGATGATAATCATAGAGCATATGAGCTCGCTGAAACTGCCTGAGACTATAAGTAAATACAGCAAAATCAAAACGAAAAAATTCGGTAACACCTCTTTGACATACTACAACTGATTATTGGAATAGATTTTGCTACCTTCTTTGCAATACGCAAGGACGGTATATGAAATCTTTTTTAATACTTTTATTTTTATCATTAACACTTCAAGCAACCAAGATAGGGGATATTTCATCCATAGTGGGAGTCCGGGAAAATCAAGTCATCGGTTACTCTTTGGTCGTCGGTCTTCAAAAGACGGGTGACGGTACGACTTCGAAGTTCACTCTTCAATCAATTGCAAATATGCTAAAAGCGATGAACATAGATATGAACCCTGTGGATATAAAATCAAAAAATGTCGCGGCAGTGGTCGTAACCGCAAAGATAGGACCTTTTGCAAAACAGGGAGATAAGCTTGACGTCACCGTTTCATCTATCGGAGATGCAAAGTCGCTGCAAGGCGGTACGCTTTTGATGACACCTTTAAAAGGGGTCGACGGTAAGATATATGCACTTGCACAAGGACCGGTCAGTATAGGCGGAAAAAATGACCGCGGGGCGGGAAGTGCATCTCATCCTACTGCCGGTATCGTCTATTCCGGCGGTATGATAGAACGCGAGATCAATATCGACCTTTACCATCAAAAATATGCAACGCTCTCCTTAAAGGAATCGAACTTTGAAAATGCCGTCGCGGTGCAAAAAGCGATAAATGCGCTTTACCACACGCAAATAGCGGTCGCACTCGACCCCCGTACCATCAAACTTGAACGCCCTACGAATCTTTCGATGACGGAGTTCTTGTCTCAGATAGAAAATATCGATATGAACTATACGCCCGAGAACAAGATCGTCATCAACGAAAGAACGGGAACTATAATTGCTGGAGTTGATATAGAGATAAAACCGGTGATAATCACGCAGGGTGACATAACCATCAAGATCAAACAATCGGATCAGCCACAGACCCCTGCGGGAAGTATGAAGATAGATAACGATCTGGTTATCGGATTAAATGAAAACGAGGTTTATACGAAAAAAGGGACTACAACCGTAGCCAATATCGTAAGATCTCTCCAAAAACTAGGTGCGTCGCCTAAAGCGATCATATCGATACTCGAAGCTATGAAAAGCGCGGGTTCTATCTCGGCAGATCTGGAGGTGATTTAATGAGCTCTTCTATAAATTCCGCTTTTTTACAGCAGGCGATGTTGGCTAAAGATATAAGTTCAACGCCAAAGATAGAAGCGACGACGGATAATAAAAAACTGCGCGAACAGACGGATGCGTTTGAGTCGATCATAATAAAGATGATGATGGATAATGCAATGAAAGATGAGAAAAATCTTTTCTCATCTCAGAAGGATCCTGGAGATAAAATATATAAATCCATGTATCGTGAGGAGTTGAGTAAAGCGAGTGCGGGAAGTTTTGGTTTTTCACAGATGTTATATGACTATCTAAGTCAAAAGTCGGGCAAGATAAACTAAAAAAAATAGTTTATCAGCCGATATAGAGATATAGATCATAAACTAAAATAAATTCTCATTTCGAGAAAAAAGGAATATCGATGATATCTCAATTGAACAGTGCGGGTATCAAAACGGCGTATCAAAACGGCGGCACTGAACCCAAGACGAATGCTAAAAAAACCCAGGAGATGAACAAAGAGGCGGATATGAGCAAAGTAGACCAGCTTAAAGAATCTATTCAATCCGGCGAGTACAAGATCAATTTACAGGCTTTGTCCAAACGCATAGCCGACGAGTTGATGCCAAACTAAAAAACATAGGAGTTTATGATGCTATTACACCATTTAAAAAGTGCTTTAAAAGATCTTGAAGATCTTATAAGCATAACGCAGACTGATATAGAAGATATAAAAGAGGCGAAACAGAGTCCTCAGTTTGATCGCATACCTTTAAAAGATGAAAAGATCAAGAGCTTCGAATCGAAAAAGGCGATGATCGATCATGAAATATCCAAACTCATGAGCGCAAACCCGCAAAAAGATCTCTCTGATCTGCTTAACGACGAGCAGCATAAAGCTCTTGACGAGCTCAAAGAGGGATTGTCGAACTTGAGAGATATAAATCAGAGATATGCGAAAATGGTCCTTACGGTAAGTTCATTCTACAATACGCTGTTGGAGCGTATTGTTC is a genomic window containing:
- the murA gene encoding UDP-N-acetylglucosamine 1-carboxyvinyltransferase, with amino-acid sequence MDYLKIQGNTKLNGSIDISGAKNAALPLIAMTILAKSDLAITNMPDVVDIRTLLKLLQNLGASYTFEDNRLDINTSEVHHTKATYDIVKTMRASILVLGPLLARFGHCEVSLPGGCAIGQRPIDLHLKALELMGAKITIEAGYVKAEAPEGLVGCDIIFDKITVTGTANIVMAAALARGKTTITNAAREPEVAQLCEVLKASGIAIDGIGTSQITIEGTDRQLIDMSSFSVIPDRIESGTYLCAAAITNSELTLNKVRIDHLGSIISKLEEMGFKFTKEMNKITIHPAQKIKSVDIITQEYPGFPTDMQAQFLALATQAEGTSTIDERLFENRFMHVSELQRLGADIKLNGHVASIKGPTTLSGTDVMATDLRASSALVLAALVAEGETNIHRIYHLDRGYENLEKKLEAVGAKIERLKE
- a CDS encoding NGG1p interacting factor NIF3, with the protein product MYKLTYFVPVEAKEKTKQALFDIGAGRYENYECCSFETLGHGQFKPVNGANPHIGELDKLEVVEEYKVEMICKDELIKKAVEVLKETHPYEEVAYEVFRMEEI
- a CDS encoding exonuclease domain-containing protein, with protein sequence MLIYLDVETTGFEQNDRLCALGMILYEGDVASTYRELVKPPKKVRPEASALNHITNEMLKDKKDFESSEIKEILHKYNTIDTVFVGHNIGFHIEMLKKEGFVFNAAFIDTLKCSRNLIQECERFSLQFLRYELRLYKEEDALFDELGIEIRPGDVLSDALHTRLLHRYLNETADDERLQEISAGPVLVEKLNFGKYKGRFIEEIVMNDADYLEWVLSSMESLDEDTRYSIEHYMKMI
- the rsmD gene encoding 16S rRNA (guanine(966)-N(2))-methyltransferase RsmD, translated to MKNSSSLTKKIVAGKYKGKILKLPSKTTTRSSKGIVLESFFNTIQFDILDAVFVEVFSGSGSIGLEALSRGAGRIIFMEKDRDALRTLHENIAQTDPSACEVISGDSFINIKTVISRLKNLDTSAYIYIDPPFSIREGMEDIYDKTIALIAGFPKELCEMIIIEHMSSLKLPETISKYSKIKTKKFGNTSLTYYN
- a CDS encoding helix-turn-helix transcriptional regulator, coding for MPHHYDEPVYLISVVSKILEIHPQTLRQYERENLITPSRSDGRIRMYSQRDIDKIKMILRLTRELGVNLAGVDVAIRLKDQIDSMEQEIAELRHEIARLRNSSSIAPDKSLVTKKSIYEMIIFEK
- a CDS encoding flagellar basal body P-ring protein FlgI; this encodes MKSFLILLFLSLTLQATKIGDISSIVGVRENQVIGYSLVVGLQKTGDGTTSKFTLQSIANMLKAMNIDMNPVDIKSKNVAAVVVTAKIGPFAKQGDKLDVTVSSIGDAKSLQGGTLLMTPLKGVDGKIYALAQGPVSIGGKNDRGAGSASHPTAGIVYSGGMIEREINIDLYHQKYATLSLKESNFENAVAVQKAINALYHTQIAVALDPRTIKLERPTNLSMTEFLSQIENIDMNYTPENKIVINERTGTIIAGVDIEIKPVIITQGDITIKIKQSDQPQTPAGSMKIDNDLVIGLNENEVYTKKGTTTVANIVRSLQKLGASPKAIISILEAMKSAGSISADLEVI
- a CDS encoding J domain-containing protein; the encoded protein is MSKSLYETLGISQNATEADIKKAYRKLARQYHPDINKDANAEEKFKEVNAAYEILSDKKKRAQYDQYGDTMFGGKNFHDFASSQGGNVDLDEILRNMFGGGGFGGGSSGFGGFGGFGGGSRGGFGGGGFHQEPNLDIESNVTIPFSVSIMGGSHSVSVNGERFDIKIPAGVKSGEKLRVRGKGHAQGGRAGDLFLKINVASSPEYEREGDNLVKTIDVPLYAALFGEKITVNTLEKEIKLKVPQNTKNGQRFRVKEMGVLNRKTNIRGDLYLKANIVLPPVESLSKELIDVMKEKLPKE
- a CDS encoding STT3 domain-containing protein, yielding MTISQDSKKILLLIAVAYLFSVAVRFIWIYQFHGYEPFMYNGQFMINTNDGYYWAEGARDLLSGVHQEGDLSPIHSAASQLTYFFAKILPFSFESIIFYMPVYLSSLIVIPVILISYSFKRLDVGFVAALLSSIAWSYYNRTMAGYYDTDMLNIVIPIFLLWSLIWAISSNQHKFLLITALDILLYRWWYPQSYSLEFAFFGLILFYTLVFDRKNLFNFKLLAIMLFAMMMTDTLIRLPLVVGLYFLFKNEKFDKYVYYIFGLGVIAVFATGGFMPIWGQLKGYVFRETLDSSTQGLGLHFFTVMQTVREAGHISFTTFANRISGNVVTLGLSVIGYAWLSYRYRVMLLALPLIGLGFLALNSGLRFTIYAIVPMAFGIAFIISEAADRMPSYFLQYATIFIGSVLVLLPNIVHIKEYKVPTVFNKKEVSLLEDLKKKTGREDYVVSWWDYGYPLRYYSDLFTLVDGGKHSGEVNFPVSYILTSPQEAAARMARMDVEYNVRAFAISQENKKKSEANQTKIFSNIEEMTKAGGFNDTNDFLSALQNGKVTLPKKTRDIYFFLPYRMLGIYPTITLFSNLDLMSGDKFKRSLFFFSPAVNEDAQYIYLQNGIAIGKSDAVVKMGNESVGINRFIKTWYAKDGKLQTDTKRFNVMSNLNVIYMASYGEFLIVDEATFNSLYIQLFVLEHYDKNLFEAVEMTPYAKIYKLKI
- the purH gene encoding bifunctional phosphoribosylaminoimidazolecarboxamide formyltransferase/IMP cyclohydrolase; its protein translation is MKRALLSVSDKSNIVEFARSLVSNGFQIISTGGTYKILVENGIEAIEIDEVTKFPECFEGRVKTLNPYVHGGILHRRDKQSHLDQAKELGVEAIDLVCVNLYPFKATIEKTDDFEEIIENIDIGGPAMVRSAAKNFEGVIIVTDPSDYSVVLDAIEKDTNTVEFRRSLMIKAYEHTAAYDSMIANYMNSRFNGGMGEKQFIVGNKVMDTRYGENPHQKGALYEFDKQFSNNFKTLKGEASFNNLTDINGAVKIAAAFGDDNAVCIVKHGNPCGFAIKDTLLEAYTEALKCDPISAYGGVVAVNGTVDKALAEKINEIFIEVLIAGRITQEAQDVFAAKKKIKLFEYASEKLVLANDTYDFKHIDGGFVFQDADYVREDEVKNAKLVSSKSASEQELKDMEIAYKVASLTKSNCVVYVKDSAMVAVGMGMTSRVDASQCALKKAKDMGLDVTGAALASEAFFPFRDSIDAAAAAGVKSVIEPGGSIRDDEVIAAANEHGMALYFSETRHFLH